One region of Arthrobacter sp. StoSoilB22 genomic DNA includes:
- the mmsB gene encoding multiple monosaccharide ABC transporter permease — MNALKKLFGGNTRQFGMIFALVALIVFFQIFTGGRTLTPGNVINLFNGNSYILILAIGMVLVIIAGHIDLSVGSVAAFVGVSVALAMRDWGLPWWAGVLFGLLLGAVIGAWQGLWTAYVGIPAFIVTLAGMLLFRGFNQFVGKSNTIPVSKEFQFIGSGYLPEIGPNTGFNNLTLLIGIVAAAFVVIMSLRARAAAKALGADVPELWVEVTKLVLICGAILYATYLFATGRPGTSFPIPGLILAVLVLIYGFIADKTVLGRHVYAVGGNRHAAELSGVQSKKVNFMVMMNMSILAGLAGMIFVARSTASGPFDGVGWELDAIAAVFIGGAAVTGGVGTVIGSIVGGLVMAVLNNGLQLLGVGADLTQIIKGLVLLAAVAFDVYNKSQGKRSITGMLIKGFQRNNNEIKPDETTSTKEVISKEA; from the coding sequence ATGAACGCGCTCAAGAAGCTATTTGGTGGCAATACCCGCCAGTTCGGCATGATCTTCGCCCTGGTGGCACTTATCGTCTTCTTCCAGATCTTCACCGGGGGCCGCACGTTGACCCCGGGCAACGTGATCAACCTGTTCAACGGCAACTCCTACATCCTGATCCTGGCTATTGGCATGGTGCTGGTCATCATCGCCGGCCACATCGACCTCTCGGTGGGTTCCGTGGCCGCATTCGTGGGCGTATCGGTTGCCCTCGCCATGCGGGACTGGGGCCTGCCTTGGTGGGCAGGGGTGCTCTTCGGCCTGCTTCTGGGCGCGGTGATCGGCGCCTGGCAGGGACTTTGGACAGCGTATGTGGGCATCCCGGCCTTCATCGTGACCTTGGCCGGCATGCTCCTGTTCCGTGGCTTCAACCAGTTCGTGGGCAAATCCAACACCATCCCGGTGTCCAAGGAATTCCAGTTCATTGGTTCCGGTTACCTGCCCGAGATCGGCCCGAACACCGGATTCAACAACCTCACACTGCTCATTGGCATTGTGGCGGCAGCCTTCGTTGTGATCATGTCCCTGCGTGCCCGTGCAGCAGCAAAGGCCCTTGGCGCCGACGTTCCCGAGCTCTGGGTAGAGGTCACCAAGCTGGTCCTGATCTGCGGTGCCATCCTCTACGCAACGTACCTGTTCGCCACCGGCCGCCCCGGAACGTCCTTCCCCATCCCCGGCCTGATCCTGGCCGTTCTTGTGCTCATCTACGGATTCATCGCTGACAAGACCGTCCTTGGCCGTCACGTCTACGCCGTGGGTGGTAACCGCCACGCAGCCGAGCTGTCCGGCGTTCAGTCCAAGAAGGTCAACTTCATGGTGATGATGAACATGTCCATCCTGGCTGGCCTGGCAGGCATGATCTTCGTTGCCCGCTCCACTGCTTCCGGCCCGTTCGACGGCGTCGGTTGGGAACTGGATGCCATTGCAGCCGTCTTCATCGGTGGCGCCGCCGTTACCGGTGGTGTTGGCACCGTGATCGGCTCGATTGTAGGTGGCCTGGTCATGGCTGTCCTCAACAACGGCCTCCAGCTCTTGGGTGTTGGCGCCGACCTCACCCAGATCATCAAGGGCCTGGTGCTCCTGGCCGCAGTCGCCTTCGATGTCTACAACAAGTCCCAGGGCAAGCGGTCCATCACGGGCATGCTGATCAAGGGATTCCAGCGAAACAACAACGAGATCAAGCCGGACGAAACCACGTCCACCAAAGAGGTCATCTCCAAGGAAGCGTAA
- a CDS encoding sugar-binding protein, with translation MRMFGKAGKAAAVAAIAALALTACGRTDSGSSTSTAGGEAFPKDSLIGVALPQKTSENWVLAEKLFNDGLTGAGFKADVQFANGGVSEQQNQISAMVTKGAKVIIVGAIDGAQLGTQLQQAKDSGATVIAYDRLLLNTENVDYYVAYDNFKVGVLQGEALLNGMKAKKASGPYNIELFAGSPDDANAKVFFDGAMSVLKPKIDDGTLKVLSGQTTFEQAVTQGWKAENAQRRADTLLTGSYGSASLDGVLSPNDTLARAVLTSVKAAGKPLPIVTGQDSEVESVKSIIAGEQYSTINKDTRKLVEHAITMVKDLQAGKELEINDKESYNNGVKTVPAYLLPPQIVTLENVKTAYVDDPVLGPLTK, from the coding sequence ATGCGAATGTTTGGTAAAGCAGGAAAGGCAGCAGCAGTCGCTGCCATCGCGGCACTGGCGCTGACAGCCTGCGGCCGCACTGACAGCGGCTCAAGCACCAGCACGGCAGGCGGGGAAGCGTTCCCCAAGGACTCGCTGATCGGCGTCGCACTTCCGCAGAAGACCAGTGAAAACTGGGTCCTCGCGGAGAAGCTGTTCAATGATGGCCTCACCGGCGCCGGCTTCAAGGCCGACGTCCAGTTCGCCAACGGCGGCGTATCCGAGCAGCAGAACCAGATCAGCGCCATGGTCACGAAGGGTGCAAAGGTCATCATTGTGGGAGCCATCGACGGCGCCCAGCTGGGTACGCAGCTCCAGCAGGCCAAGGACTCCGGCGCCACAGTGATCGCTTACGACCGCCTGCTTCTCAACACCGAGAACGTGGACTACTACGTGGCGTACGACAACTTCAAGGTTGGTGTCCTTCAGGGCGAGGCCCTGTTGAACGGAATGAAGGCCAAGAAGGCGTCCGGTCCGTACAACATTGAGCTCTTCGCCGGCTCTCCCGATGACGCCAACGCGAAGGTCTTCTTTGACGGCGCCATGAGCGTCCTGAAGCCGAAGATCGACGACGGAACCCTCAAGGTCCTGTCCGGCCAGACCACGTTCGAACAGGCTGTGACCCAGGGCTGGAAGGCTGAGAACGCCCAGCGTCGTGCCGACACGCTGCTCACCGGCAGCTACGGCAGCGCGTCCTTGGACGGCGTTCTCTCCCCGAACGACACCTTGGCCCGCGCAGTGCTGACGTCCGTCAAGGCCGCCGGCAAGCCGCTCCCCATCGTGACCGGCCAGGACTCCGAAGTTGAGTCTGTGAAGTCGATCATCGCCGGCGAGCAGTACTCCACCATCAACAAGGACACCCGCAAGCTCGTTGAGCACGCCATCACCATGGTGAAGGACCTCCAGGCCGGCAAGGAACTGGAGATCAACGACAAGGAATCCTACAACAACGGCGTCAAGACCGTCCCGGCTTACCTTCTCCCGCCGCAGATCGTGACTCTGGAGAACGTCAAGACGGCTTACGTTGACGATCCGGTACTTGGCCCGCTCACCAAGTAA